The nucleotide window AGACGCACCGGATTCAAAATCCGGCGCCCTTAAAAGCGTGTCGGTTCGAGTCCGACCACTGGCACCAAATCCGAAAGGGCTTACAGCAATGTAAGCCCTTTTTTATTGCCTGTGATTTACATGCGTATTTACACATCAATCACACAGAAAAAGAGAAATTCAAAAACACATCCTTGTGAGGGGTTTGGGAAAAAACCAAAGCAAGCAGGAAGTCAGTACTCCAACTGCACGGTATCATGATGATGGCGAATCAGTGATCTTCTGGAAGCATGTGACAACATAGCTGTTTGCGCATAGTGCTCGGCGACAGCGATCGCAGCACAATTAATGATATCGAGATTACCTGCATACTTAGGCAAGTAATCACCTAAACCTTCTACGCTTAAATCGATTCGAACTCCACCATTCACCAATACCGGCTCGGACTCTAACTTATACCCGGGCACATATGCCTGAATTTTTTTTAACATATTTGCCAACGGTAACTGCAGTGAGTCTATATCCATGGAATCACAGTAGGCGGTTATGGTGGTTAACATCCTCGTATCAGGATTGATTTCATCAACCAACAATTCAACTTCAAATTCCTGAATACCCGTATATTTTTTCAGCCCCGCCTTGGTATTGCGATAGTATTCATCCAAATTAGCCAAGGTACCAGGACCAACAGAATGCGGTGAGACAATCGACTTCACTGCGATTCTAGTTAAACCGGGAATAGTTTTCGCGAGCACTTGCGCAACAGGTATGGATGCCTGCCCGCCGCAGGAAATCATACTGATATTCTTATTCTCCAGCACCTCATCCAAACCTAGCGCTGGAACACAACACTCTCCGATTTGCGATGGAGTCATATCAATAGCCAGTAGCCCTAACCCATCAAATATTTGTGCATGCTCTATATGGCATGCAGCAGATGTTGCATCAAAAACAATATCACAGCGATTTTCTGCTTCAAAAAAAGCATTAATACCTTTGTCAGATACACGCACACCCAAGTCAGTCGCATAGCGCATTCCCGCAGATTGCAAATTGCGCCCAACAAAAATGACACAATCAAGCCAAGGAGAACGGCGTACTTTTACTAATAAATCAACACCTATTTTACCTGTGCCAATAATACCAACACGTAACCGCCCATTAGCCTGCACATTTTTTCCTTGATCTCTGTGTAAAAGCTCCCCACTCAATAACGCTTTAATGAACTGCATAATTTAATCCTTGAAAATTATCTCATTAATTGTTTTTAACCAAATTGTCGATATTACTCCGCAAAGATTTCACATTCGTTTCTGCTTTTAAATATTAAACAAGCAGTTTCGAGAACCGGATCTCAATAATTTAATAATCCATATTTTAAAGAGCAGTACAAAAAATCGCGCAAAACAAAGAAGCAACTTATTTCATTTTTAACCATAAGATTTAATCAAAGAAATGAAGAATTTTTGTTTTAAACATGAAGAC belongs to Cellvibrio sp. pealriver and includes:
- a CDS encoding acetaldehyde dehydrogenase (acetylating); translated protein: MQFIKALLSGELLHRDQGKNVQANGRLRVGIIGTGKIGVDLLVKVRRSPWLDCVIFVGRNLQSAGMRYATDLGVRVSDKGINAFFEAENRCDIVFDATSAACHIEHAQIFDGLGLLAIDMTPSQIGECCVPALGLDEVLENKNISMISCGGQASIPVAQVLAKTIPGLTRIAVKSIVSPHSVGPGTLANLDEYYRNTKAGLKKYTGIQEFEVELLVDEINPDTRMLTTITAYCDSMDIDSLQLPLANMLKKIQAYVPGYKLESEPVLVNGGVRIDLSVEGLGDYLPKYAGNLDIINCAAIAVAEHYAQTAMLSHASRRSLIRHHHDTVQLEY